CTGGAACGTCAGCAGCCACACTAAATAATGGTCAGGTTACTGTTGGTGGTAATACCATTAACAACACCTTGAATGGTCTATTTATTAGAACTCCAGCTAATCCTACTAATGTCACCTACCGTAACAATGCATTTACAAATGGAGTCATTTACCCAGGTGGTGCTTTAACAACAGGAACTCCAACTACAGGAACCATTTACGCAATTATTAATGATGGTACAGGAACTCTCAATGTAGCTGGGCTACAAAATACACTCAATGGTGCATTATTGACTGGAGCTAATGTTTTTGGAACTAATGTCACTATCTAGCTAGTAATAGGGTGAGCAGAATAAATAAGTGATGATGTAACTTCTATAATTTTTGTTTTTCCCTGCCTACCCTACAACTATTTTCCTGAAGTCAGATTTTCCCGTTAATCTTGATTTTTTCAGCTCTCTATCTTGCTAGATAAGAGAGTTTTTTTCTCCATCTATTCTTAATATTCAATACTGCATGGGTGGAGAGTTACTCCAGACTCAATAGCCTTAAATCTAGTCTTGAGTCTGTTAAACTTACATGAAGCCATTCCGATCGCCCATGACCGAAGACAATACCATCCGCATCCGAGGAGCGAGACAGCATAATCTCAAGAATATCGACCTGGAACTACCGCGCGATCGCCTGATTGTTTTCACAGGGGTGTCCGGCTCGGGGAAATCTTCCTTAGCGTTTGATACCATTTTTGCCGAAGGCCAACGGCGCTATGTGGAGTCCTTAAGTGCCTATGCGCGGCAATTTTTGGGTCAGGTGGATAAACCGGATGTCGATAGTATCGAGGGGTTGAGTCCAGCTATTTCTATAGACCAAAAATCAACCTCCCATAACCCCCGATCTACCGTGGGGACGGTGACCGAAATTTATGATTATTTGCGCTTGTGGTTTGGTCGTGCCGGAGAACCCCATTGTCCCATATGCGATCGCTCCATTGCTCCGCAAACCATCGATCAAATGTGCGATCGCATCATGGAACTTCCTAACCGTACTCGCTTCCAAATTCTCGCTCCTGTGGTACGCGGTAAAAAAGGAACCCATAAAAAACTGCTCTCTAGTTTAGCTTCCCAGGGATTTGTACGGGTGCGAATTAATGGCGAAGTGCAAGACCTTTCCGATACTATTGAACTGGAGAAAAATCGTAAACACGATATCGAAATTGTCATCGATCGCTTAATCATCAAATCAGGATTAGAAGAGCGATTAACCGACTCCTTAAGCACCGCGCTCCATCACGGGGAAGGGATGGCGATGATTGAGATTATGAGAGATTCAGAACCCGAAACGATCCTATTTTCTGAAAACTTCGCCTGTCCCGAACATGGCGCTGTCATGGAAGAATTATCTCCGCGATTATTTTCCTTTAACTCTCCCTATGGCGCGTGTCCCGACTGTCACGGGTTAGGGAGTCACCGCCAATTTTCCCCAGCACTGCTGATTCCCGATGCAGAGGCTCCTTTGTTTCGCGCGATCGCGCCCTGGTCAGAAAAAGAAAATACCTATTATTTATCCCTACTCGACAGTGTAGCAGAAGCCTATAATTTTGAACTAACCACGTCGTGGAAAAATCTAACTTCTGAACAACAAGAGATCATTCTTCATGGCACAACTGAAGAAATCTATCTTGAACCCCAATCCGACTATCGGCAAACTTCCGGTTATTATGCTCGCTTTAAGGGAGTCATTCCCATTTTAGAGCGAATTTACCATGAAACTGGTTCAGACTTACAAAAACAGAAACTTGAACCCTATCTGATTGATAAAATCTGTAGTTCTTGCAACGGAAAGCGCCTGAAGCCAGAAGCCTTATCTGTGCGCTTAGGACAATATCATATTCACGATTTAACCGAGATTTCCATAGCCGATTGTTTGGAGAAAATTAAGCAAATCCATCTATCCGAGCGCCAAGCGAAAATCGGCGAACTCGCTCTCAAAGAAATTCAAGCTAGACTGAAATTTTTAATCGATGTCGGTTTAGATTATCTTACCCTAGACCGTGCTGCCATGACGTTATCTGGAGGAGAAGCGCAACGCATCCGGTTAGCGACCCAAATTGGAGCGGGGTTAACGGGAGTATTATATGTATTAGATGAACCCAGTATTGGCTTACATCAACGGGACAACTCTCGTCTCCTGCAAACCTTAACCCAATTACGGGATTTAGGCAATACCTTAATCGTCGTCGAACATGATGAAGAAACGATTCGCAATGCCGATTATTTGATAGATATTGGCCCCGGTGCAGGGGTTCATGGTGGCGAAATTGTGTCCCAAGGAACGCTACAACACTTACTCGATAATCAGCTATCCTTGACGGGGGCATATTTATCCGGTAAACGAACAATTGAAACGCCAAAACAACGCCGCGAAGGGAATGGGCGATCGCTCCTCATCAAAAATGCCCATAAAAACAATCTCAAACATATCCATCTTGAAATTCCCTTAGGCAAACTCGTCAGCATTACTGGAGTTTCTGGTTCTGGAAAATCAACCCTCATTAATGAACTACTTTATCCTGCTCTCCAACATCATTTAAACCGGAATATTGCCTTTCCCCAAGAATTAGACAAAATCACTGGGTTGGATGCCATTGATAAAGTGATTGTTATCGATCAATCTCCCATTGGTAGAACCCCAAGATCCAATCCTGCCACCTATACCGGTATTTTTGATTCCATTCGTGCTATTTTTGCTGAAACCATTGAAGCCAAAGCCAGAGGATATAAACCTGGACGCTTTTCTTTTAATGTGAAAGGGGGACGCTGTGAAGCCTGCGGAGGACAAGGGGTAAATGTGATTGAAATGAACTTTTTGCCTGATGTTTATGTCCAATGCGAAGTCTGTAAAGGAGCCAGATATAACCGGGAAACCCTGCAAGTGAAATATAAAGGGTATTCTATTGCGGATGTTTTGAACATGACCGTTTCTGAAGCCTTAGAAGTCTTTCAAAATATCCCCAAAGCCGTTAACCGCTTGCAAACCTTAGTCGATGTCGGATTAGGATATATTCATCTCGGACAACCGGCTCCCACCCTCTCTGGAGGAGAAGCTCAACGGGTGAAATTAGCCACAGAATTATCCCGCAGAGCCACAGGAAAAACCCTCTATTTAATTG
This window of the Roseofilum reptotaenium CS-1145 genome carries:
- the uvrA gene encoding excinuclease ABC subunit UvrA codes for the protein MTEDNTIRIRGARQHNLKNIDLELPRDRLIVFTGVSGSGKSSLAFDTIFAEGQRRYVESLSAYARQFLGQVDKPDVDSIEGLSPAISIDQKSTSHNPRSTVGTVTEIYDYLRLWFGRAGEPHCPICDRSIAPQTIDQMCDRIMELPNRTRFQILAPVVRGKKGTHKKLLSSLASQGFVRVRINGEVQDLSDTIELEKNRKHDIEIVIDRLIIKSGLEERLTDSLSTALHHGEGMAMIEIMRDSEPETILFSENFACPEHGAVMEELSPRLFSFNSPYGACPDCHGLGSHRQFSPALLIPDAEAPLFRAIAPWSEKENTYYLSLLDSVAEAYNFELTTSWKNLTSEQQEIILHGTTEEIYLEPQSDYRQTSGYYARFKGVIPILERIYHETGSDLQKQKLEPYLIDKICSSCNGKRLKPEALSVRLGQYHIHDLTEISIADCLEKIKQIHLSERQAKIGELALKEIQARLKFLIDVGLDYLTLDRAAMTLSGGEAQRIRLATQIGAGLTGVLYVLDEPSIGLHQRDNSRLLQTLTQLRDLGNTLIVVEHDEETIRNADYLIDIGPGAGVHGGEIVSQGTLQHLLDNQLSLTGAYLSGKRTIETPKQRREGNGRSLLIKNAHKNNLKHIHLEIPLGKLVSITGVSGSGKSTLINELLYPALQHHLNRNIAFPQELDKITGLDAIDKVIVIDQSPIGRTPRSNPATYTGIFDSIRAIFAETIEAKARGYKPGRFSFNVKGGRCEACGGQGVNVIEMNFLPDVYVQCEVCKGARYNRETLQVKYKGYSIADVLNMTVSEALEVFQNIPKAVNRLQTLVDVGLGYIHLGQPAPTLSGGEAQRVKLATELSRRATGKTLYLIDEPTTGLSFYDVHQLLNVLQRLVDKGNSIIVIEHNLDVIRCSDWIIDLGPEGGDKGGEVVVTGTPEEVTQHSLSYTGFYLREVLG